In one window of Candidatus Micrarchaeota archaeon DNA:
- the ftsZ gene encoding cell division protein FtsZ, with the protein MFEDIVKNAKTNANIMGDDGSLFSNEKVRIAVVGVGGGGCNTVNRIAKTGIKSARTIAINTDKVHLDIVKADTKVLIGSKITRGLGAGGFPEVGLKCAEVSRNTIREALGENELVFLTAGMGGGTGTGAAPVVAQIAKEQGAIVVGIVTYPFRLERARLKKAEWGIRELAKECDTLIIIDNNRLVQYAPNLPVNKAFELADMITARAVKGISDTIMFPSLMNIDYADVKTVMENGGLAMISIGEGTGPDRVEEVVKSTLTHPLLDVDYEGAKGALIHISGGPGLTLGEGIEIGERLTQSFDPDANVKIGARLTPEMGERIYVTMITTGIKSPYIMSEHEQSDVPAVTRETMTQETVVEEAKDLFYL; encoded by the coding sequence ATGTTCGAGGATATTGTAAAGAATGCAAAAACAAATGCGAATATCATGGGTGATGACGGTTCGCTGTTCAGCAATGAAAAGGTGCGGATCGCAGTGGTCGGTGTAGGCGGCGGCGGATGCAATACGGTGAACAGGATCGCTAAAACAGGTATCAAGAGTGCGCGGACTATTGCTATCAATACCGATAAAGTTCATCTCGATATCGTTAAAGCGGATACGAAGGTGCTGATCGGTTCTAAGATAACGAGAGGTCTCGGTGCAGGCGGTTTCCCGGAAGTGGGTCTGAAATGTGCTGAGGTGTCAAGAAACACTATCAGGGAGGCTCTGGGCGAAAACGAACTGGTGTTCCTGACTGCTGGTATGGGCGGCGGCACCGGTACCGGTGCCGCGCCCGTCGTAGCCCAGATCGCGAAAGAGCAGGGCGCCATAGTGGTCGGAATAGTTACATACCCGTTCAGACTGGAACGTGCACGTCTGAAGAAGGCAGAATGGGGTATCAGGGAACTGGCTAAGGAATGCGATACATTGATAATTATCGATAATAACAGGTTGGTTCAGTACGCACCGAACCTGCCCGTGAACAAAGCATTCGAACTCGCGGATATGATCACCGCACGTGCGGTGAAGGGGATCTCCGATACCATTATGTTCCCGAGTCTGATGAACATCGACTATGCGGATGTTAAGACGGTGATGGAGAACGGCGGGTTAGCCATGATCTCCATAGGTGAAGGAACCGGGCCGGACAGGGTGGAAGAGGTTGTTAAGAGCACGTTGACGCATCCGTTACTCGATGTCGATTACGAAGGTGCAAAGGGTGCACTGATCCACATATCGGGCGGTCCCGGATTGACGTTGGGTGAAGGTATAGAGATCGGTGAACGGTTGACACAGTCCTTTGACCCGGATGCGAACGTTAAGATAGGCGCACGGTTGACTCCGGAAATGGGTGAACGTATCTACGTGACAATGATAACAACGGGCATAAAATCACCGTACATTATGTCCGAGCACGAGCAGTCCGATGTTCCTGCAGTGACACGCGAGACGATGACTCAGGAAACCGTTGTAGAGGAAGCTAAAGACCTCTTCTATCTGTGA
- the ftsZ gene encoding cell division protein FtsZ: MESLVRSVLNEQEPAQSETMGSDRIKIVTVGVGGGGNNTINRLIKSGVKGTELVAINTDKQHLSMMHERAKKILIGKSITKGLGAGGYPDVGAKAAEVDRGLIEKELEGAHLVFICAGMGGGTGTGASPIVAQIAKEQGAITIAMVTYPFHLERARRAKADQGIQELKKVCDSVILLDNNRLVKLFPNLPMNEAFAVADEILARAIGGLVWTITQPSLINIDFADVKAIMEGGGVGFIAVGEGKGTDKVRQAAESVLKNKLLDVDYEGARGALIHISGGSDLTLGDAIKAGEIITERMDPEANVKWGARLIPNYEGKLEIVAIVTGVRGASVFGAEPEEERLSGDIYSDIEMIG; the protein is encoded by the coding sequence ATGGAAAGTCTGGTGAGATCTGTCCTTAATGAGCAAGAGCCGGCTCAATCTGAAACAATGGGCTCAGACAGAATTAAGATTGTTACTGTTGGTGTAGGTGGTGGAGGTAATAACACCATCAACCGGTTGATAAAAAGCGGTGTAAAAGGTACAGAGTTGGTTGCTATAAACACGGATAAACAACATCTGTCGATGATGCACGAACGAGCCAAGAAGATATTGATCGGTAAGAGCATCACAAAAGGTCTCGGTGCAGGCGGTTATCCGGATGTCGGTGCTAAGGCTGCTGAAGTGGATCGCGGTCTTATCGAGAAGGAGTTGGAAGGCGCGCATCTGGTGTTCATATGTGCCGGTATGGGTGGCGGTACCGGTACCGGTGCGTCACCGATAGTGGCTCAGATCGCGAAAGAGCAGGGCGCTATAACCATAGCGATGGTAACGTATCCGTTCCATCTGGAACGTGCACGTCGCGCTAAAGCTGATCAAGGCATTCAGGAACTGAAGAAGGTGTGCGATTCGGTGATCCTTCTGGATAACAATAGATTGGTTAAACTGTTCCCGAACCTGCCGATGAATGAGGCGTTTGCGGTGGCGGACGAAATCCTTGCCCGTGCTATAGGCGGTCTTGTATGGACGATCACACAACCGAGTTTGATCAATATCGATTTTGCCGATGTTAAAGCGATCATGGAAGGCGGTGGAGTAGGTTTCATAGCGGTCGGTGAAGGTAAAGGAACCGATAAGGTTAGACAGGCTGCAGAAAGCGTTCTCAAGAATAAACTGCTCGATGTCGATTACGAAGGTGCACGCGGTGCATTGATCCACATATCGGGCGGTTCTGACCTTACACTGGGCGATGCTATCAAAGCAGGAGAGATCATAACCGAACGGATGGATCCGGAAGCGAACGTGAAATGGGGTGCACGGCTCATACCTAATTACGAAGGTAAACTGGAGATCGTGGCCATCGTGACAGGCGTCCGAGGGGCAAGCGTGTTCGGTGCAGAACCCGAAGAGGAGAGATTGTCCGGCGATATCTATTCTGATATCGAAATGATCGGATGA
- a CDS encoding cytidylate kinase family protein, protein MIICIAGYTGSGKDTVADILAKRLNLPRVRLTFKDMARERGMTLMEFQKLASNDGGRIDREFDKRVAEEVQRLNDEFGGCVVSTWIAAWMIKDADFRVFLKASEEVRAQRVMKRDNLSFDDALAFIREKDRNNIERYKRYYGIDITDLSLFDLVIDTEDRKPEEIAEIIMRGIERKRKDDTALIPD, encoded by the coding sequence ATGATAATATGTATAGCAGGATATACCGGAAGCGGTAAAGATACTGTGGCCGATATCCTTGCCAAAAGATTGAACCTTCCGCGGGTTAGATTGACGTTTAAGGATATGGCTAGAGAACGCGGTATGACGTTGATGGAGTTTCAGAAGTTGGCCAGTAATGACGGCGGTAGGATAGACCGTGAGTTCGATAAACGTGTTGCAGAAGAAGTTCAACGTTTGAACGATGAGTTCGGCGGATGTGTGGTTTCAACTTGGATCGCTGCATGGATGATAAAGGATGCAGATTTTCGTGTCTTCCTTAAGGCATCGGAAGAGGTGCGGGCGCAACGGGTAATGAAACGGGATAATCTGTCTTTTGATGATGCGCTGGCGTTCATACGTGAGAAAGACAGGAACAACATAGAACGTTACAAACGATACTACGGTATCGATATAACCGACCTCTCTTTGTTCGACCTTGTTATCGATACCGAAGACCGAAAACCTGAGGAGATAGCCGAGATAATCATGAGAGGGATTGAAAGAAAACGGAAAGATGACACCGCTTTAATACCCGATTGA
- the rpl34e gene encoding 50S ribosomal protein L34e (the function of this protein in the ribosome is unknown) — translation MPLPRNRSRSKRRIFKRTPGGRTTIHYKRREKGKVHYCAICHAKLQGTHSLRGMSKSEKRPERLFGGHLCHACTEKVVKYAGRLKEGIIAMDDIEIRYRDYVKQLVKE, via the coding sequence ATGCCGTTACCTAGGAACAGGTCAAGGTCGAAACGGAGGATTTTCAAGAGGACACCGGGCGGTCGCACTACGATACATTATAAGAGAAGGGAAAAAGGAAAGGTGCATTACTGTGCCATATGTCATGCTAAGCTTCAAGGGACGCATTCGTTAAGGGGGATGTCTAAATCTGAGAAGAGGCCCGAACGGTTGTTCGGCGGTCATCTCTGTCATGCATGCACCGAGAAGGTAGTCAAATACGCCGGCAGGTTGAAGGAAGGTATAATAGCGATGGATGACATAGAAATAAGATACAGGGATTATGTAAAACAGTTGGTTAAAGAATGA
- a CDS encoding DUF106 domain-containing protein, which yields MDWVTEVVMIAVFYVFFSFAVSVTLGNRKRVNEIQREILKYNKELADALKNNDDRKIAELQSKQKEIMPLMMESMKYRFLPMLVIFPLLLGTVHVINALWDGKTVELPITIPILHPTTTYTPIHLFWLVVIPLSLTLGLVYSLIKRRHGSTDKNVSKGKMSDTMKK from the coding sequence ATGGATTGGGTCACCGAAGTCGTGATGATCGCAGTGTTTTACGTATTCTTCTCGTTCGCAGTATCCGTCACCCTAGGTAACAGAAAACGCGTTAACGAGATACAGCGCGAAATCCTTAAGTACAATAAAGAGTTGGCCGATGCGCTTAAAAATAATGATGATAGGAAGATCGCCGAACTCCAATCCAAACAGAAAGAGATCATGCCTTTGATGATGGAATCGATGAAGTATCGGTTCCTGCCGATGTTGGTCATATTCCCGTTACTCTTAGGCACCGTTCATGTAATCAATGCTCTCTGGGATGGGAAGACCGTTGAGTTGCCGATAACCATCCCTATCCTCCATCCGACGACAACCTATACACCGATCCATCTGTTCTGGTTGGTCGTAATACCGTTGAGTTTAACACTCGGATTGGTGTATTCCCTGATAAAGCGTCGTCACGGTTCAACGGATAAAAACGTTTCAAAAGGGAAGATGTCGGACACGATGAAAAAGTGA
- a CDS encoding adenylate kinase — protein sequence MIIVMGLPGAGKTTVVSNADKRDHEVVNFGDVMFRIAREEYGITDRDEMRNKLSRTEYVSVQEKAGEEIKQVCERSNGRIILDTHAVVPTKDGYVAGLPLKILSRLTVDYLVFVHAPIDEIVARAERDETRRRPLDRELLEKVMKLSETLIACYAMVTGANVVFIENREGRLDEAVERFENVVANDGY from the coding sequence ATGATTATAGTGATGGGGTTGCCCGGTGCGGGTAAAACAACGGTTGTCTCAAATGCGGATAAAAGGGATCACGAAGTCGTTAATTTTGGGGATGTGATGTTTCGAATCGCTAGAGAGGAGTACGGTATAACGGATAGGGATGAAATGCGTAACAAACTTTCACGCACCGAATACGTGTCAGTTCAGGAAAAGGCAGGCGAAGAGATAAAACAGGTGTGCGAGAGGTCGAACGGTCGTATAATCCTCGATACGCATGCGGTAGTGCCGACAAAAGACGGGTACGTCGCAGGGTTGCCGTTGAAGATCTTGTCACGGTTGACGGTGGATTATCTCGTGTTCGTGCATGCTCCGATCGATGAAATTGTTGCCCGTGCCGAACGCGATGAAACCAGACGCAGACCTTTGGACAGAGAACTTTTGGAAAAGGTTATGAAACTGTCGGAAACGTTGATTGCCTGCTACGCTATGGTGACGGGTGCAAACGTGGTCTTCATAGAGAATAGGGAAGGGAGGTTGGACGAGGCGGTAGAACGTTTCGAAAACGTTGTGGCAAACGACGGCTATTGA
- the secY gene encoding preprotein translocase subunit SecY gives MSTLRTFAETVRRFLPEISPPGVPPNIKQRLIWVGIALTLYFIMYNTIAFGVYQPKSQGVDFIQVVTASRNGSLITLGIGPIVIASIILQLLNGAGMIHLDMHNMDDRRTFATVQKFLTILIAVFQASMYVFLGKITVLPVLGSLFLTQVVVILQLIAGSVIVLLLDEIVSKYGIGSGVSLFIAANVSFTVVYGTVDLLIGDGGVMSTLATGGAFALSDMIIQLMPLFSTIIVFAVVAYAEGMKIEIPLSFGMARGVGGRLPIKFLYVSNIPVILTSALMVYIQLMALFLPAHAPTETPQGVDVLGMIGWVQQTETGPRLVDGFLYLLTYIGKPYKVNIFEYYASLFQQVTPIYHIPQILHVIVYAIVFVLFSVIFGMFWVETASMGPKDVAQQLMASGLHRPGFRRDPRILERLLSRYIPVITILGSAFVGLLAVFADLTGALGTGTGILLTVSILHRFYEELKRMNVFSLYPSVGKYF, from the coding sequence ATGTCTACCTTAAGAACGTTTGCCGAGACCGTCAGACGTTTTCTACCCGAGATATCTCCGCCGGGTGTGCCTCCAAACATCAAACAACGTCTCATATGGGTGGGTATAGCGCTCACCCTGTACTTCATCATGTATAACACTATTGCGTTCGGTGTGTACCAACCAAAATCTCAAGGCGTAGATTTTATCCAGGTGGTAACCGCTAGCAGAAACGGTTCCCTTATAACTTTGGGTATCGGACCGATCGTTATAGCCAGTATCATCTTACAGTTGTTAAACGGTGCAGGGATGATCCATCTAGATATGCATAATATGGATGATAGGAGAACATTCGCAACAGTACAGAAATTCCTGACAATCTTGATCGCCGTGTTTCAAGCGTCCATGTATGTATTCCTAGGTAAGATTACGGTCCTCCCTGTCTTGGGAAGTTTGTTCCTTACTCAGGTTGTTGTAATACTGCAGTTGATTGCCGGATCTGTTATTGTACTGCTTTTGGATGAGATCGTGAGCAAGTACGGTATCGGTTCCGGTGTTTCACTGTTCATCGCGGCTAACGTGTCGTTCACAGTTGTGTACGGAACAGTCGACCTGTTGATCGGTGATGGAGGGGTTATGAGCACTCTTGCTACCGGTGGCGCGTTTGCGTTGTCTGACATGATCATCCAACTGATGCCTTTGTTCTCTACGATCATAGTGTTCGCTGTCGTTGCTTATGCCGAGGGTATGAAGATCGAGATACCTCTGTCCTTCGGTATGGCGCGCGGTGTCGGCGGTAGGTTGCCTATAAAGTTCCTCTATGTGTCCAATATACCTGTTATCCTGACCTCGGCCCTGATGGTTTACATACAGTTGATGGCATTGTTCCTACCTGCACACGCGCCTACCGAAACACCGCAGGGTGTCGATGTGTTGGGTATGATAGGTTGGGTTCAACAAACCGAGACCGGTCCGAGACTTGTTGACGGTTTCCTGTATCTCCTAACATACATAGGTAAACCTTACAAAGTAAATATATTCGAGTATTATGCATCCCTGTTCCAACAGGTTACGCCGATCTATCATATCCCGCAGATCCTGCACGTGATAGTATATGCCATTGTGTTCGTTCTGTTCTCGGTTATCTTCGGTATGTTCTGGGTCGAAACGGCGTCGATGGGGCCTAAGGATGTGGCCCAGCAACTGATGGCGTCCGGATTGCACAGACCTGGATTCCGAAGGGATCCGCGGATCCTCGAGCGTTTGCTGAGCAGATACATACCCGTGATAACGATCCTGGGTAGCGCGTTCGTCGGACTCCTGGCGGTGTTCGCGGATCTGACAGGCGCACTGGGTACTGGTACAGGTATCCTGTTGACGGTGAGTATATTGCACAGGTTCTACGAAGAACTTAAGAGGATGAATGTGTTCTCTCTGTATCCGAGCGTAGGTAAATACTTCTGA
- a CDS encoding uL15 family ribosomal protein encodes MKRFRKRSRKLIGNRTHGRGESKRTRGKGNRGGVGHSGLKHKKTYRFKYEKHLLGKHGFVRPVRKFVKTINVYEIENLCRRGLIDKSDGVYVFEFDGKVLGTGSIHVPVKVRALTVTEKAKEKIVKAGGAVELLSEASGTESGTETAEGAVTEPSDNEKPD; translated from the coding sequence ATGAAACGATTTAGGAAGAGAAGCAGAAAGTTGATAGGTAACCGAACCCACGGTCGTGGGGAAAGTAAAAGAACACGGGGTAAAGGTAACCGTGGCGGTGTCGGACACAGCGGGCTTAAACATAAGAAAACGTACAGGTTTAAGTATGAGAAACATCTACTCGGTAAACACGGTTTCGTCAGACCTGTGCGTAAGTTCGTCAAAACTATCAATGTTTATGAGATAGAGAACCTGTGCAGAAGAGGGTTGATCGATAAGTCGGACGGGGTCTATGTGTTTGAGTTTGACGGTAAGGTGTTGGGCACGGGAAGTATACATGTGCCTGTCAAAGTACGTGCACTGACCGTTACCGAAAAAGCTAAGGAAAAGATCGTTAAGGCCGGCGGCGCGGTAGAACTTCTGTCAGAAGCGTCCGGCACAGAGAGCGGAACAGAAACCGCAGAAGGTGCTGTAACCGAACCGTCAGACAACGAAAAACCTGATTAA
- a CDS encoding 50S ribosomal protein L30 encodes MEKIAVVRVRGLWGVKPKIRTTLEKLNLTRVNHCVVVDDNPYYRGMLNVVKDYVAYGPISPVMMERLIKKRGEFSRKRKVELSDEEIKQFVKEFFEGKKTLKDLGIKPVFRLNPPRKGYRSIKRPYPYGALGKWPTLDELLMKMV; translated from the coding sequence ATGGAAAAGATTGCAGTTGTACGTGTAAGAGGGTTATGGGGTGTGAAACCCAAGATAAGAACAACTCTCGAAAAACTTAACCTGACACGTGTTAATCATTGCGTGGTGGTGGATGATAACCCCTATTACCGGGGGATGCTCAACGTGGTTAAAGATTATGTGGCGTACGGACCGATCAGTCCGGTGATGATGGAACGGTTGATCAAAAAACGCGGAGAATTCTCGAGAAAACGTAAGGTGGAGTTGAGTGATGAAGAAATAAAACAGTTCGTCAAAGAATTCTTCGAGGGTAAGAAAACGCTTAAAGACTTAGGTATCAAACCGGTGTTCAGGTTGAATCCTCCACGAAAAGGATACAGAAGTATAAAACGTCCATACCCTTACGGTGCCCTGGGTAAATGGCCGACGTTGGATGAACTTCTTATGAAGATGGTGTAA
- a CDS encoding 30S ribosomal protein S5: MSAVTDVSGWMPRTEIGRMVREGKITDIDQLFEMGKPILEPEIVDLLLPNLEYEILELKTTQRVTDNGRKSKFRVVVLVGDGNGHVGVGVGKSDEVRPAIENALRNAKKNIIKVETGCGSWECACGGKHSLPFTTTGKYGSVEVVLKPAPKGLGLACNRINRKILGMAGVKDVWSFTRGHTCNVYNTAMATITALKNLRRIKGGM; this comes from the coding sequence ATGTCCGCTGTGACAGATGTGAGCGGTTGGATGCCGAGGACAGAGATAGGTAGAATGGTTAGAGAAGGTAAAATTACCGATATCGATCAACTGTTCGAAATGGGTAAACCTATACTTGAACCGGAAATCGTTGATCTTCTCCTTCCGAACCTGGAATACGAAATACTCGAATTGAAAACAACACAACGCGTAACTGACAACGGTCGAAAATCCAAGTTCCGAGTGGTTGTTCTCGTAGGGGACGGTAACGGACATGTGGGCGTAGGTGTCGGCAAGAGCGATGAAGTACGTCCCGCCATCGAGAATGCGTTACGTAATGCTAAGAAAAATATCATCAAAGTTGAAACGGGTTGCGGTTCCTGGGAATGTGCCTGTGGAGGTAAACATTCTCTACCGTTTACAACAACCGGTAAATACGGTAGCGTTGAAGTAGTGCTTAAACCTGCTCCAAAAGGTCTGGGGTTGGCATGCAACCGAATCAACCGTAAGATACTCGGTATGGCTGGTGTGAAGGACGTCTGGAGTTTTACGCGCGGTCATACGTGTAATGTCTACAATACCGCGATGGCTACTATTACTGCACTTAAAAACCTGAGACGTATCAAGGGAGGTATGTGA
- a CDS encoding 50S ribosomal protein L18, with the protein MSKATGPKYRVHFRRRREGLTDYRKRVALIKSGLPRLVIRKTNKQVIAQIIEFSPEGDRVIASATSKELSKHGWLPKRNSPTAYLTGYLCGKRGKKKGVKRVVLDIGLSRPSKGSIVFVGLKGVVDAGIESTFDESVVSEDRIRGLHIAEYAKRLKAENEELFRKRFSDYLNKNVDVVNLDKLFETVKEKITKDDA; encoded by the coding sequence ATGAGTAAGGCGACAGGTCCGAAATATAGGGTTCATTTTCGTAGGAGAAGGGAAGGGTTAACCGATTACAGGAAACGTGTGGCTCTCATAAAAAGCGGGTTGCCGCGGCTCGTTATCCGTAAAACTAATAAACAGGTAATCGCTCAGATCATAGAGTTCTCTCCAGAAGGTGATAGAGTGATCGCAAGTGCCACTTCTAAAGAGTTGAGCAAACACGGTTGGTTGCCAAAACGGAACTCTCCTACCGCTTATCTAACAGGTTATCTCTGCGGTAAACGAGGTAAAAAGAAGGGTGTTAAACGGGTTGTGTTGGATATCGGACTATCCAGACCATCTAAGGGGAGTATCGTGTTCGTGGGGTTAAAAGGCGTTGTCGATGCAGGCATTGAAAGCACCTTCGATGAATCGGTTGTTTCGGAGGACCGTATAAGGGGCCTGCACATAGCAGAATATGCGAAAAGGTTAAAAGCAGAAAATGAGGAATTGTTCAGGAAACGGTTCTCGGATTACCTGAATAAAAATGTTGATGTTGTAAACCTGGATAAATTGTTCGAAACCGTTAAAGAAAAGATTACAAAAGATGATGCATAA
- a CDS encoding 50S ribosomal protein L19e — MSVRTVRRMAADILGVGVSKVRFKPEEMGKVSEALTRDDVRALIKENIIYAVEKKGVSRARAKQRARQRKKGRQKGPGNVKGGRKGLRKKLWMARVRLQRAVLRRLYSEGLISSIDRRRVYYMIKGGHFRSKRALVQYLKDNGLVTDPEKVDEIVKKRIRRKVKKKESVKKTEDKERKVAENKEKKTKGKGKDNTGTSKKEKKT; from the coding sequence ATGTCCGTGAGAACCGTAAGACGCATGGCTGCTGACATACTCGGCGTGGGTGTGAGTAAGGTTAGGTTTAAACCTGAAGAGATGGGTAAGGTGAGCGAAGCGCTTACCCGGGATGATGTTCGTGCGCTTATCAAAGAAAATATAATATACGCTGTTGAAAAGAAAGGTGTTTCACGGGCTCGCGCTAAACAGCGGGCCAGACAACGTAAGAAAGGCAGGCAGAAGGGTCCCGGCAATGTGAAAGGCGGTAGAAAAGGTCTAAGAAAGAAGTTGTGGATGGCGAGGGTGAGGCTTCAACGTGCAGTGTTGAGACGGTTGTATTCGGAAGGGTTGATCAGTTCGATAGACAGACGTCGCGTTTATTACATGATTAAAGGAGGTCATTTTAGGAGTAAACGTGCCTTGGTTCAGTATCTTAAAGACAACGGTCTTGTTACCGACCCGGAAAAGGTCGATGAAATCGTTAAAAAACGAATAAGAAGAAAGGTCAAGAAAAAGGAAAGTGTTAAGAAGACCGAAGATAAAGAAAGGAAGGTTGCAGAGAACAAGGAAAAGAAGACGAAGGGAAAGGGTAAGGATAATACCGGTACCTCAAAGAAAGAAAAGAAAACGTAA
- a CDS encoding 50S ribosomal protein L32e codes for MAGGKIKKKGHPRFKRPNVGRTKRSRLKDVWRRPRGTGNKQRQKLKQAGALPSIGYRNPDDVRGVHPSGLREVLVYNPEQLGSLNKEVHAVRIASSVGAQKRRQILETADKLGLRVLNRPATNTGKR; via the coding sequence ATGGCCGGTGGAAAGATCAAAAAGAAAGGTCACCCGAGGTTCAAACGACCTAACGTGGGCAGAACGAAACGTTCACGGTTGAAGGATGTGTGGCGTCGCCCGAGAGGTACCGGAAACAAGCAGAGACAGAAACTCAAACAGGCAGGTGCGTTGCCGTCGATAGGATACAGGAATCCGGATGATGTTCGCGGTGTTCATCCGTCAGGACTTAGGGAAGTGCTCGTTTACAATCCAGAACAGTTGGGTTCGTTAAACAAAGAGGTGCATGCTGTCCGTATAGCCAGTTCCGTAGGTGCACAGAAACGGAGACAGATACTGGAGACCGCCGATAAATTGGGATTACGCGTCCTGAACAGGCCTGCGACAAACACAGGTAAGAGGTGA
- the rplF gene encoding 50S ribosomal protein L6, with the protein MAKKEVVVTVDVPDDVQITVNQEGRIVKVNASGEKGSLEKIYKIPNVTVNQKDKQIVLQGHVMFVNTLAAHLRNVIRGVREGYTIRMKALYSHFPMSITVNGNMIEIKNFVGRKDRVVAKIIGNTKVDVKGQEVIVSGVDKEAVGQTAANIRNATKIRGYDPRVFQDGIYYALEEE; encoded by the coding sequence ATGGCTAAGAAGGAAGTCGTTGTAACGGTTGATGTGCCTGATGATGTCCAGATTACAGTTAACCAGGAGGGACGGATCGTAAAGGTGAACGCTTCGGGTGAAAAAGGTAGTTTGGAGAAGATTTATAAAATACCGAACGTGACCGTTAATCAGAAGGATAAGCAGATCGTCTTACAGGGGCATGTGATGTTCGTTAACACTTTGGCGGCACATCTGAGAAACGTCATACGTGGTGTACGTGAAGGATATACAATCAGGATGAAAGCGTTGTATTCGCATTTTCCGATGAGTATCACAGTGAACGGTAACATGATAGAGATAAAGAATTTTGTCGGTAGAAAGGATCGTGTGGTTGCAAAGATAATAGGAAATACAAAGGTTGACGTTAAAGGACAGGAAGTGATCGTCTCAGGTGTCGATAAAGAGGCGGTAGGTCAAACCGCGGCAAACATACGAAACGCTACCAAGATACGCGGTTATGACCCGAGAGTGTTCCAGGACGGCATATACTATGCCTTAGAAGAAGAATAG
- a CDS encoding 30S ribosomal protein S8 translates to MSVDLLAQAMNTIKLNEREGNPECTVKASKVIREVLRIMQKYDYIDEFEFIDDGKSGFFKVKLKGRINNCGVIKPRFPVKKDEWFEWEQKFIPGVGFGILIVSTPEGMMSNEEAKKRNIGGRLIAYVY, encoded by the coding sequence ATGTCTGTTGATCTGTTGGCGCAGGCAATGAACACAATAAAATTGAATGAACGGGAAGGTAATCCTGAATGTACGGTGAAGGCGTCTAAGGTTATTCGCGAAGTACTCAGGATCATGCAGAAGTACGATTACATAGATGAGTTTGAATTTATTGACGACGGTAAGTCAGGATTTTTCAAGGTTAAACTCAAAGGTAGGATCAATAACTGCGGTGTGATAAAACCGAGGTTCCCGGTGAAGAAGGATGAATGGTTCGAATGGGAACAGAAGTTTATACCGGGTGTCGGGTTCGGTATCCTGATAGTTTCTACCCCTGAAGGTATGATGAGTAACGAGGAAGCTAAAAAACGTAACATCGGAGGAAGATTGATAGCCTATGTCTATTAG
- a CDS encoding 30S ribosomal protein S14: MGKGKTVSYERKYKGKGEYRCRICGTTRSVITAHGLMICRRCFREVASKIGYRKY; the protein is encoded by the coding sequence ATGGGTAAAGGTAAAACAGTATCGTACGAAAGGAAGTATAAAGGTAAAGGAGAATACAGGTGCAGGATCTGCGGTACTACGAGGAGTGTTATAACTGCTCACGGATTGATGATATGTAGAAGATGTTTCCGTGAAGTCGCAAGTAAGATAGGTTACAGAAAATATTAA
- a CDS encoding 50S ribosomal protein L5, with protein sequence MTENPMRTVRVEKVTLNIGVGVGGEPLERAKLLLNRITGATPVVTLAKVRNPTFRIKKGDPIGVKVTLRGKKAYEVLTNALKAVNNTIPEKSFDRYGNVSFGVKEYIDYPGIKYDPDIGILGFDVCVTLTRPGTRVKYRRRARSRIGKKHRVTRDEAIDYMKKQFNVNVEE encoded by the coding sequence ATGACAGAAAACCCTATGAGAACAGTACGTGTGGAAAAGGTGACTCTCAATATAGGTGTAGGTGTTGGTGGTGAACCTTTGGAACGTGCAAAACTGTTGTTAAACAGAATCACCGGTGCTACGCCCGTAGTAACGCTTGCAAAGGTACGTAACCCTACCTTCAGGATTAAAAAAGGTGATCCGATCGGTGTGAAGGTTACACTGAGAGGTAAAAAGGCCTATGAAGTGCTTACGAACGCGCTCAAGGCAGTGAACAATACGATTCCCGAGAAATCTTTCGATAGATACGGGAACGTGTCTTTCGGAGTGAAAGAGTACATAGATTATCCGGGTATAAAGTACGACCCGGATATTGGAATCCTCGGGTTCGACGTTTGTGTGACCTTGACACGACCCGGAACACGGGTAAAGTACAGACGGAGAGCCAGAAGCAGGATAGGTAAAAAGCATAGGGTTACCAGAGATGAGGCAATCGATTATATGAAGAAACAGTTTAATGTGAATGTTGAGGAGTGA